Genomic window (Helianthus annuus cultivar XRQ/B chromosome 3, HanXRQr2.0-SUNRISE, whole genome shotgun sequence):
ATGGTTACAATAACTGGCATAAGTGTCCGCTGGCCCAATTCTCAATGGGGATCTTTAGTATAGCATGTCAAACAGGGATCTGACCAAAATGGGCTCGGGTCAAAACGTTTTAAAAAAGGACTGACTTGAGTCTTTGAACTCTACAAATAACTATCAATAGGATAAACATTATCAAAATTCTCTACGTTTTGTAAGATTAGCTAAAGCATTatgttttcaatttcttttcttttcggTAGGTTGGTTGGGAAAGAAGATCGAGTATGCACAACATAATGCAGCCATTATGGAGGGACCGACCTTGTAACATAATTCTTGATTCACCCATGTTCGGACAGAAAAATTTGGACTGTCAAAAAAAATATGTGAATTTTTATATAGATTATACTTTGTATGTACTCTTGTGGTGTCTCGCTAATACATTTTTTATGTATTGCTAATACTCTTGTGGAACTTGGGTACAGGTCCTATTACTAGCCAACCACGTTATTGAGGCCCAAGTAATATCTCGAAATGATATGTGACAACCATTCAAGAAAATTTCATTTTTGGTTTAGTCGATGCATCCACGGTTAAAATTTAAGGAAGTCGCTCGTGTGTCCAATGCGTATGATACTCAAGTCAGACCATTTTTTTCATTGGAAGTGTGTTATGATCATTTTAAGCTAGACCTATTGAATTGCTTTTGGTCATGTAATAGTTTTAGTAGGGCCTACTTGTGTGGAGTATGTTGGGTGCTAGGATTTGTAACGGGTATTTGACTGCTATACTTGTCAGACCAATATTTATAGCTCTATACTTTATTTGAGGTGTTATGATTTTTAATAAGAATTTTACTGCAGCCTGGAAGTAGTTGGAATTCGTTGTGCCATTCCACCTCTTTTAATTCCATGTCTTGGTTATAGAGTTCATAGGTAAATGGTTTATCAATAATTCATTTTTTTAGTCAATTATTGTTTTTCTATCACTTTTTTTAATAATCTACTAGAAAGTGTTGGTGGCTTAAGTAAAACCTCGAGGGATATTTACTTTTGTTTCAAAAAAGTGACATAAGTGAAACTTGGAGGGTTAGAGTGAAGGGAGTAGTTACCTATGTGGAATAGATAAACTCCTCATTCACCCAATCAGACAGTGCCACGTCAATTCACCTAAATTGTTTACCTAATTTTCAAAAACGTTGGCGGTGGTTTACCTAATGgggtttaggtaaactatttaaaaaaaaggaaaaatgtgtgattggttgagaatgaatggaccccaccacacacccaTCTCTCTCCCCCTTCACTCTCACCGACTCGGTGAAGGTTCACCGAAATTGAATCCAAAAATCAGTAAAGGGGTGTCGGCAAAAGGTTGGCGGTTGATGGGGGTTCGGTACCGAGTGGGTTTACCACCCAACTTTCATTTGTTAAACCGCGTGTACACGCGGGTTCTAATCTAGTTAACTAATATAACAAAGGCTTATTGAAAGTTAACAGATGCTAATTAAAAGTTTGGCTTCTCTTTTGCTCCTAGAACTttaaatatcatcatcatctggCTCTTCAATAGCCTCTATGAACATTGCTTTTGCAGCTGCCAGCTTATCCTTCTTTTTCTGGCTGCCACAGTTTGCCGTTTTTCGATCAATCAACCTTAGAATTCGTGCTTTGACGTTTCGCATCTCCACTTCCTCTTCCTCCGGGATAGTAAAACAAACTTTTGGTGTGAGTATCTCTCTTCCCTTGTCATTCCTCTTCAATCTTCTTGCAGTTGATTGAACTGAAGAGTTGGATTGAGATTGAATTGGTTCTTTTCTTGCAGTTGATTGAACTGATTGAGATTGTGCTTGAATTGTCCCTTTTACCGTATCCGCGATACTTGTAATCTGAAATTTAACAGATAAAGTCATTTACATCATACTTGTTAATTACTCGACTTGTGACTACTGACTCGTTTTCCTGATTTTTAtgtaagaattttttttttaaattctataTATGTGTACATTACGTGTTTTTGGCTGAAAATATAAAAAGTtccgatttttataaaaaaaaaactgaaatttTTTTTTCACCATTGTACCTTAAATTAAATTGTTACTACAAGCTTCAAATATCACCCCATACCTGAGTAATTGACGAAAACACATCCCCACTCTGCAATGACCCATCCGACGAAAGCATATTCTCCGCCATCTTCCTCGCAAAAACATGAAACATGAGATTTACCAAGTACGGAGAAATGCACATAGATTTCCTCAACCGAAGCTAAtttatttcggattcggatatttttgaacacccctaacaCATATATTGATACACACGCATATACGGATGTATGGAGAAATGTACATAGATTTCCTCAACCGAAGCTAAtttatttcggattcggatatttTTGAACACCACTAACACGTATATTGATACACACGCATATACGGATATACATAACAGTATGTCCATTTTTACATTTATGATACGGTTACCACTCATATGGTCTACAAAACAAGCAATTACGGTTTGAAAGAATCAATTTGAATGGTCTACAAAACAAGCAATTACGGTTTGAAAGAACCAACTTAACAATTAGGCATTCTAGTATCTATTGGAACTAAGGAAGATTGACCTAAAAATCCCTAATTTGACAACGcatctatgttgtcaaaagcgcaaaaagcgcgcgcctaggcgcccgggcgcagcgaggcgcacgtatagcgcctggtggtagcctaggcgcaaaaatgggTTTTTCTGAAAAAACGCTGCTGAGGCGCAAAaaggcgcgcgcctaggcgcaaaaacGGTGCTTAGGCGCAGTGGATAAGCAGGAAAACTGAAAAAAATGAAACTGACTATTAGCTACATGATCTTAAATGgcatatataatagtttttttaattttatatgtggaatcttatttattttcaaagcatagcatattttttatattttttttctctaagtgcgcttttcttaaaaaagcccacgctttttttgcgccttgcgcctaggctccgggcgagACCGATGCGCCTCGCttgcgccttgcgtctttgatAACATAGCAACGCATAGATTTTCAATTTTGGTGCTAGTAATTTTCACAAAATGGTCCAAGTCCAAGTGCTAAGAATTTTCCGATGTAAAACTTGGAGAGTAAATAAACACTCTCCAAGTCTCAACTCTCAAACTACCGATCTGTGTCGACTCAAAGAAATTATCACAATTTCTATGCACCGAAAGTTAAAGTACTGATGAAATTAAACAAATTTTGGTATGAATTCAGCTTCTAAGAGAATTATGAACATCAAAATCGATTCAGAAGTTAAAACCTAACTTAACTTGACATACAAATACACACAGATTGCAATGTGTAACCTAAAAAGTCAAATATACGAATTCAATTTCAAATACCGCCATGATAATCAGGTAAAAGCGTATGCAGGAATCAATCGAACATGATATAAGTCATCAGTATTCATCAATTTGACCAATTTTGCAACAAATTAGGGTTTAAATTAGGATCGAGCGAACCCTAAAACACATACAGAGGCATATACATATAAAATTATATGAAAAGGAATTAGAAATTGAACCGAAAGCGACCTGAATTAGGGTTTATGTAGACAAGATCGAGAGAGCTAACCTGAATTGAGTTTGAGAGatcaaatcaaaaaaaaaatcttcagaaaatggaGGATCCGAACTTTTATAATAGAAATCCTTCTTTAAAAACTAACTCAGTTAATATATATAACTGAATAAGGATCAatttgtaaattattaaaacTAGTTGACTCAGGGACTGATTATGTACTTCTACTAAACCACAATTGGAGAATTTTCTAACCTCCTAGAAAGAAATATCTATTGTGAAATTTTCAAGTATTAATTCCAAACCTAGACCAAGTTATGAATCTCGTAATAGGCTACCCTTTCTACAAGAAAATGCATCCTGGACCGTTAATACCGTAAACATCTTTTGGTAAAAATCTTTTGACCGACTTAAACTTGTCGAAAAATTATGAAACCAATGAGGTTTGAAGCGTAATTCAAAACACTACGTTTAAGACTCAAGAAACAATCAATTTCGTTATGTTTTGACCTCGTTACAGCCGATACAAATCGGCTGTAAAATTCGGACATAATCTGTTTACTTTCATCTCTTCATAAAAACGTGTTTATGATCTTGTGTAACCTAAATCCAAGCCGTATATCAtgttaggggtgcaaacgagccgagcggctcgcgagctactcgagatcggctcgagaaaaagctcgaaacgggccgagccttatcgagcccgagccgagcttgagcctaaaataaagctcgtctgtttatcgagcccgagctcgagcctcgcatgtgaagctcgttaggctcgtcgagccttatcgagccttagtgtaaacgagccgagttgAGCCGAGCTTAttcaaacttgtttacaagccaatctcgaacctaaaaataagcttatttagtagaCGAGCTCGAGCccaagcttcacttatcgagctcacgagcctaaaaagtctattatttatattatttttatttaatatattaattaatagataataaacgagccgagctcgagccttgaaaacaaagctcgaatcgagctcACAtaaagttaatcgagctcgagctcgagcctggtcaagctcgggctcggctcggctcgtttgcacccctaatcaTGTATAACCCCAAATACACCAGATTCAACAACAAGTCACCATTAATATCATGTAATAAGTCAAAAACCCTAAGCATACATTCATGTATACGAACCATACAAATCAACAACCTTCAAAACTATCAAGATTCTTGTTTATAGCAAAACCTAGGTTTTCATACATTCAGGAACTCATGAAAATCGACAAAACGCAGCCATGAACTTCAAGTTATGTGAGTGTGTTCGATGGATTACCTAGAGCGATGGAGATGAAGACCAGAACCCGAAAAAGATGAGACTTCTTACTTGCTTTCTTGATCgcctagagagagagagagagagagtagaaaGAGGGATAGACGAACGTGGGAATGGGGCGGCTAGGGTTGGGTTGGTTTGAATTTTACACAAGCAGTCCCTCATGTTTCAAGCTCTTTAAACTTGGATAAGAAGTTAATCAAATTAACTTTAGTTCATGTGTAAGACAAGTCCCTCTAGTTTCAAAACTTTGAAACTTGTGTAAGAATTTAATCGAGTTATCTTGTATAGGAAGTTATTCCAAATAACTTTGCGTTATGATGAGATACATCTCTCGTGTGTCTAAACTTCACCGTTTGTATAGAAAGTTAATCAggttaactatatatatatatacacgaaCTATATCGTGTGTTATAACTTGCATGTTAATTATAATTGCAAGGTTGGAAAAAAATTTGAATACTAAAtaaatacaagtttctaaaaatagaaGTACGAATAAAACCAGTCTAAATATGAAAAGTACAGAAATGCGAAGCATTACACCTATTATGTGACTTGGTTTTAACTAGAAGATTAGTGGAGTAAAATTGCAATATAATGAAAACATTGGTattaaaattgtaaaaaaaaaaaaatcaaatttgtaAATAATAACAGTGGCCTATAAACCATGGGaccaaaatcaaaatttatagTTTTTATTTGTATTAATAGATTTTTAAATTATAAATGTAACATTAATTTGAATATTTTCCTTTTGACATGTAATGAATTTTTATAATAAATCAGTATATTATAGATGTGACAtgtaattatttattatttaaatacttttGTTGCATTAATTTTTAATACACAAGTACGCAACCTCATGTAATACATGTTTCTAACCCAGTatctaatatttttttttttttgaaaaacaaatgtTGTTCTCCTACCTTACACAATAGATCTTAAATTACTCTTTTGTCCAGGTTTGAACATAGGATCTCCCCCTTAAGAGACATGTACATAATATATAACGAAGGTCATGCAGTATACCTTAACTCTTCTTAACTCCATATAAACGCCACATCATCCGTTTTTCCCTTTTTACTCCACCTCATCCTAAGGAAATGGTTTAACCTTGTTAACTCTACCTCAGCTacaattttttaattattttaatatttaaattaaattcaaaataaataaataataatacaaTTTCATTAAGTTATTAGCTAAAACAAacattatatattataaataagTAACAAGGTTTAGCTTAGGTTGATTGTATCATTGGCTTTGTGTGTGTTTCAAAAAAAAGATTATGTCCacaaatcatatttttttttattgcAGCCCACATAAATGAACTAAATTAGTATTTAGGTGATATCTAAGGTTTTGTTATTTTATAATTATAAGAAAATTTTAAAGTACTTTTCCCATACTATTTATTAGCACTTTTTTGTGTAGTGGAATAATTAGTTTTCTAGATTTAGAATTTCTAGAAGGTTTATGCGATGTTGAAAGAAAacaatctatatctatatctttGAGTTATTGTATGTTCCGACGTAAATTTAGTTAAGAAATGAGTTGGGTCAATTTTAGTATATATTTTATCACGCTGCGTACGATGCCACCacatgtgtttattttatgtatgttttggaTTGGTCTACGTTTCGgcgtaaattttgtttggaaacaaatcgggtcaaatataatatattttcattcaaCGGCATCAATTCTGATTGCTTTATGTTTCAACGTAAATTTAGTTCGTATACGAGTCAGGTTGATTGTAGTCTATAATTTATCATCTCGCGTACggcgccgccgcaacgcgcggcgtctaaaatgggacggagggagtagttgataataaattatattaatttcttattctttttttatacctaggttaacatgttaaccaagAGATGTTTTCACACCACCTAACATGGGGAGGGAGTGGTTTTAAAGACATGTTAACTTCTCATGCCATCTTTAACACCAATGAAGTTAGAGTACACCTCAAGGCCTAACTGGTTACGTTCCATGTCCTAATTCTGAGAACTTAAGACTTTTTTTCTTCTCTTATTTAACCTCTTTGTATTCTATATATTTATTTAAGTTTTTTGAAAAAGTTAATTAGAAAAGATAgttataaaacataaaatatttCTAAACCAAACTATACACGAGTTCCTAACATAGTTATCTAATATAAGAGATGTCTACCAATATTGAAGATGCATACcctattgttgttgttgccgttaCTGTTCCAGGTTCATACAATCGAAAAGAAACGATGCTTTTATTGTTTGTTTCACTTAAATTTAACATGCACGGATCATAGCTCCATGTAATTTGCGTATCTAGAAAAagatattttaatattattaatctATCTATCTACAGAAATCAACTTTTGGACACGTGCCATCATTAAAtgtatcctcaaatctatacttatcttatattaactaaataaataaataataaattaatatttttaaaatattattatacattaataaaatattattctcaaatctaaattgttaattattAACATCTAAATAAGCAACTTCAACATGCATACATGTGTTGTAACATGTGCTTAaggagttttaaaaaaaaaaaactagaattttttttttttaccctaaagtttttatctttaacaatttaagtttaatctttgtttccttttaaccctaaagttttaatatttgacaatttgagtttaaagttttaatctttggtaatttaacccttttaattaatttgatttttcacttctaattcaaaagtttatATCTTAtacgatttaaccactttgattaatttgatttttcacttctaattcaaaagtttccatcttttgcaatttaactactttgattttttttacttatgtgtggtaatcttggctttgggggttttttaaacaaaaaaatggttatgcatatggttgttaaAACCTTGGCTTTtgggggtttttaaaaaaaattaatttttttacttttcaccgaaaagtatttcataaattacttttaacccaaaactatttgttttttttacttttaacacaaaactttttatcttttgcaatctatcctcacaactttttttattttcagctttggtcctttatagtttttgttttccgcaaatttttcgctttatacttcgttctaaattttgtgacttaacacatcagaacgtgcgtctttggtttaacgtttttacgttttgttctaaatcttacgagttaacacgacgcaacgttcgtgtgtgggtgaacgtttttacatcgtctattttttcccgtttgacaggttcaacataacgtgcgcgtcTTAAATCGaattagttataactaaagaatccccgccgtattgcggcgggtcgtaattctagtttaatatatttttaaaacaaatacctctctttattaaatatatcaataataaattattattaaatttatcataatttattaaaaatataactttttattatttggtatacaaaattgtatttattcaactcgtgtaaaatacggggtttttaaaaataattttttattatttactattcaaagttacatttatattgtaatacacgaagttttaaagatataactttttatcatttgctatgtaaaagtAGATTTATTTAATACGTGTATACATggggggtttttaaggatatattttttttattatttggtagatttttcaactcCACTATACatgagtttttttaaagatacgactttcttagtatttaatatacaaaattacatttatttaattcgtgtaatacacatagtttttatagatataactcttttttagatctattcaacatgtgtaatatacagggtttttaaggatgcaatttttttattattcggtagatttattcaacccgattatacacgggttttttaaagatacgacatttttagtatttagtatacaaaattatatttatttaatctgtgtaatacacatggtttttaaagatatattttttattatttgatatgtaaacttacatttatttaacccataCAATATACAgggttcataaaaatataactttttgttatttagtatataaaattacatttattcaacccgtgtaatacacggggttctaacctagtattatATAAACATAACTTGATAAACCTGTTATAAACTAATTAACAACTATAAGACAAGCCCATTTACACTATTTACActgaaacatgttttttttttttaacgacaaggAACGATGTGTCAACCACCGTGACACATCTTAGGGCATGAATTTTATattaaggatcatctatcctgatACTGGGcctggatcacggatccttaacgGATAACACAGGGAGtatgaggatccaggatccttacgattatttatgttttaacatTTGTTCCTTGTGTTTTCAGTTTACTATTGCAGGCACTTGTGGTCTGAGTTATGGAGGGAATCTCGGAGGAATATGCTTCTAGTTATGCACATGCATGAGTCTGATGACCGTTGTGGTGATCGTGGATAACTTGCTTGATTTTCGGATAGTTGGTTAGTAGGATTTTTTTGTTATTTCTTAAACGGGTAACAAGCTCATATTAGACACACGACTGCTCTCATTCGAATCTCAGAAAGATATTGGCGAACACACACGCTCACATTAGAAATCATTGTATTGAGCTtgttatcatccaaagttgtaacctttTTTGATCAATAAAGttgatagtgatagttttcactatccTAGGTTTTTTATGCtagagatcattcattgatcatgGATTTTTttctcgtataaatccttgtgtccaTTGCCATTTTTATTCAATTGTTGTTCATACACTTGCTCATTTAACCAAGCATCCAACCTcacaaaaatcagatttggttacattatccttgggtcacaaggaacaccaagtCTTTCCTCTACCACTCCACCCCTATCTCATTGGCAGTGAAACACACAAGTCCATTTTTCAGCTAAAACCATCAACCATTAAACCTAAATGCAACATAATCATTTCAAACAATGAAATGGAACACCATTTAGCCTAtccatttttttaaattaaaaaacaacaaCCTAATGAAAAAAATGAGATAGCCGCATTTTTTTATTAACCGCCTCCCCCACAAGTCGACTTTTTAAACTAAAAACTCAATCACAGCTTCTGCTGAGACACCTACTGTCGCGGTTTGTAGGGTCATGCATTTCGGTTTTGGGTTTTTAAAAACCACTCACTTTCATTTTTTCCATTCGACTGCTTTCAATTTTCACAAAGGGTTAGGTTCGGTTTTAGGTTTTTTGGCTTTGCTATCTGAGTTTGTAAATTTTGGGGCCAAAAACAGGTTTTGCTGTTACTCGGCTCGACGCTGTCGCTGCTAAAAAATTTCTGGCCCCATATACTAATGTGATGCATTCATATATTGATGTAGAGCTTTTGTGAATCAGATGCAAGTATGCAACCATACAAAACTTGTTTATATGCATCATGATAACAAACCGTATAAAATTGTAAAAACAtgcttaaattttttttttttttttgcaaggtTTTCTTTTTCACTATATTTTTCTCAGGTTTTCTCCTATATGGGCTCATGGGCTAGACGTCGCTTTCAAGGAATATCGATATGGTCCCACCTGACACGACATGTAGTGTGCGTAAAAGTGAGAGTACGATCACACGCCGTGATTGGCTACACGTTGTTTTCCAAATGTACTCGTTGTCTCATCTGCCCTCAGCCATTAGCGAAGACCGTGGAGCAGTGAAGTGTCGCATACTGATTGGCAACATATGATTATCCTTTGTACTGTTTGTTTTGCCTGCACAATTGATCATCGTGAGGATCGTCTGGGACAGAGTCTAGCGTATGTGGATTGGCTGCAGGCTACTGCGACTTGTCCTGATGGTCTTCTAATGCTGGTATAGTTGCGTGTCCGCGGGAGTGGCCCGCGGAAAAACCTTGGACCCAGCTGAGTGTTTAGATTTCAGTATGGCTATGGTCCTGCGCAGGCAAGGGCTGGGTCGCAAGCTGCACTGCATTTcagaccataccccttcaaacaTGTTCTTATACAATTTTACCAAAAGATAAACTACATCATACTACATCCTAATTGGGATTCGTATTAGAACCTTGTCAAAAACATGGATCATAACAACAAACCTACCCAAACCAGAAGCTTAATCCCAATGTTCTTAAAATAAATACAAGATCCAAAAGATACATAACTCAAATGATCCAACTCGTTCTTAAAATAAATACAAGATCCAAAGATATAAAACTCAAATTATCCAACTCTAAACACTCTCAAAAGATTATCAATATGATAAACTTCACACGACACATAAAATCAACAACTACGCAATAAAGATTATCAATATGATAAACTTCACacaacacataaaatcaacaacTACGCGATCTGATTCAAGGTGAATGAAGATCACTACGTAGCAAACCCAAAATCGCCTAGCAGGGCCGATTAAACCGTATTAGAGATCCAAAGCAAACTAAATATCGGGGGCCCTACACCCTTTCCAAA
Coding sequences:
- the LOC110928597 gene encoding uncharacterized protein LOC110928597; this encodes MAENMLSSDGSLQSGDVFSSITQITSIADTVKGTIQAQSQSVQSTARKEPIQSQSNSSVQSTARRLKRNDKGREILTPKVCFTIPEEEEVEMRNVKARILRLIDRKTANCGSQKKKDKLAAAKAMFIEAIEEPDDDDI